The following nucleotide sequence is from Falco naumanni isolate bFalNau1 chromosome 6, bFalNau1.pat, whole genome shotgun sequence.
ATGCTCCTCCTGCAGCGTGGCATGCAGCCAAAATTACCTAGCAGGAAAATCTCACCTACAAGAGACAACCCTTCCTGGAAACGTTTCCCACCAGTCCCACCATAGCTTCCCCAAGGATATAAATACACATACCTGCACACTAAAACAGTGAGATTAGATAGGTCCTGCTGACTTACTTTTTCAAAGTTGAATTCTTGTTCGTTCgcatttttctcttcatccACTATTTTGGTctataaacaaaacattttgaattaatATAACAAGTAGCACCAGTTCAAATGCTGATTGTGATAGTTTTTTGGAAAGCAGCGAAATGTAAAATGAGTTGTAGGGAAGAGTATACTTTAGAGCTTTCCAGCAATACCTTTTTCTAGCTTTATTGCCTGGATTTATTAAAAGAGACAGTCTCAATGGCAGTTTTAGTATGTAGGTATTACTGGGTCTTACTGGAACAACCTTGTACAATTTAGAGGGTACCTTTATAGCACAGTGCATATAGCTTTGTCCTGCATTTTCTTGCTTGGATGATCTGCTAACACTTACACAGAGTTTCATAATTCAGAAAGATATTAATAGATGCAATTAGTTCCTATACTTTTGagtataaattacattttataagACAAAAACTGCCACATGTGAACTATGCAtcacatgtatttctgtttccaaatcCATACCAAACTGTTAATGCAGGATAGGACATGAACTTTTAAGTCATTTTGTTTGAGACAGAGAGCACAGTGGTAATTGGGCATGTACTGATAGCTGGTAGTAACACAGAACAATCCTAATTTGCAACTGCATGGACAGGCATATCCAGCTTTAACtaatgcaagagaaaaagctCCAAAAGATACACTGTTAGCAAACAGCAGACCCCACAAtgctgtttaaagaaaacacttgCTCAAAATGAGATTAGTGAAAACTGCATCTTTTCTACACTACGATTTACACAGAGACCTTCCATCAGCAGTTCTCAGTTTACAGAGGAACTCTCCAGGAGGGACAGACCATAtcccaggaagaaaaagcagtacaAATTCTCCAGGGAGGGCTCCACACCTGCTCGATATGGGAGTGAGACACTTCAGAGCAGTAATGCATCCCCCAGGGTTATTTTAGATTGTGTCCAACTCCTGATTTCAGGCGGGACATGCTGAACCTCCTCTCTGAGCGGATGCTCTGCCGGCAAGCGTGCtgatgcaggcaggcagcacaggcagggaaacTGCAGTCTGTTCAAGAGCATTTGTTTGTCTTCCCCTGTTTGCTTTCAAGGGCGCTATCCCCTCTAAGGAAGCAGGAGTACTACCTATATGTTAAAACTGAACCTGAATGCTTTTAATACATTTCCTTTTCACTCTCCAGGCCATTAAGTCACATGGATTCACAGGATCAGGCCCCAGGGTTACATCAGGGCTTCCCTCTGCATCTGCCAGAGCTAAACCCAAACCTCTCTCAACTCTGCAAAAGCTTCTACACAAAACTGTCCATTTCAACCACAAACAAACCTGGTCGTTTTCAGAGCATTTTACTAACAAGCCTAACACCAGTCTTTTCAGGCTGAAAAATTTAAGTTGTAAAAAGCATAAGAGAATAGATATCTAGGGGaatttttagaggaaaacatgctggaaaaagcacagaagtttATGGTTTCAACTAACTGCTCGGTTAGACTCTTGAACTTCCCAGTTCTAAGCAGTCAAACCCCAGATACCAGTAAGTCTCCCTGAATTCAAGACTGCCATTGTGTTGGCTCATCGGAGCTTATTTTAGGATTGGGCTTCTGATGTTACAGCCATGAACATGActcaaagaaaagaagcagagaagctATCAAATCTGGAGACTAATCAACCCGCAAGGTACCCTCTGCTCAGTGTGGAAGGCTTCCAGCCAAGCCTATCCAGGCCTCTCTGTCGAAGCAACTCTGCTTCGGTTTTTGGTAGCACAAGGGAATTCAgcaccaacaaaccaaaccagagTTCTGAGATCTAATGAtgtcagacacacacacccccaacacCAATCCTCCAAGACGCCTGCTGCTTGTCAACAGCCAAGCATTGCTGTGATGccagagaagaggagaaagcacGGGCACCCCGCACCCACACCTACTGACAGGCACAGAGCAGCGCTCCCAACGCTTAAGCACAGAAGGAGCCGAGAGGCTTTGCTTCCCGTTTCATTCACTTCTTGCCATATTGGTCGTCCTATCTGCAGGTCAGTTTATTTTGTTGGGATACACCTATTTCAAATACAGGATACTTATCCAGACATCTTCTGAGataggggggggaaaaataacaaatcttcaccccctgcccaccctggtTCAGCCTGCCCCTACCTGTAGCCCTGTTGGGAATCAGCAGGGCTGGATGCCATCGACCTGGGCACAGATCCCCGAAGGATCCTGGATTTCCAGGCAGCTGTACTAACAAGAGGGAAGAAACTATGTACGGGAGAGGGAACTATGGAAGGTATCTCGCAATTTACGGTGGCAGACTGGggagacagcaaaaaaaaaaaaaaagtcccaaacATGCAgaggggtttgtttggtttaacAAGCACCAGAGAGGGGCATCCCAGGCCAGTGCCGGCTCCACCTCAAGTCGCCGATGtggctttaaaataaaccctGCGCCGTACAGCGTGGTGTGCTCAGCGGCTGGTGCCGCCCGCCCCGTTACGGGACAGCGGCACCCGGCCTGCGGGAGCGGCGGAGGGGACCGCCCGGCCGCCCATCCGCCCCCGGCCCTACCTGGGCACCGCCGCTGGGTGCTGCCGCGGGGCTGGGCCgccccttcctcttcctcccgcGGAACACCACGACCTCCacggcgggcggcgcggcggggggcggcgggatggcggcggcggcgcccagCTCGGCTCGCAGCTCCCCGAAAAAGTCGCGGgctccgcgccgcccgcccgccgtCGGCTCCGGGCCCGGGATCCGctccgccgccgcgccggcctCGCTGTCCGCCGCGGCGCCCCGAGCGCTGGGCTCCTCACCTGCGGGCCGCAACACACGGCGCGGGTCAGCTGCGCGCGGCCGCCACCGCTCCGCTTCAGAGTGAGCGCGCCcagcccccccctgccccggccccggcccccagGGAAAGCCGCGGCGCCGCCGGCTTCGGCGCAGGCCTCTCCCCGCCGGCAgcccgcggcgcggccccgctcACCCACCCAGGTCGTAGATGGCGCTGAGCACCGCCTCCAGCCGGCGGCACGGCTCCCGCGACCCCATGGCTGccgcggggcgccgggcggAAGGACGTTTGGTCCCGGGCGGCTCCCGTCGCCCCCAAGATGGCGCCGCCCATCGCGCGGTCCCCCCGCCCTCCGCCGCGCCTGCCGCAGCGCGCCGGGCGGCCGagccggggcggcgcggggccaTGGGCGCTACGGGAGGCGGCTGCGGGCGGGAGGCCGCCGCGACGGGGTagggcgggggagcggggcgcggggcggcgcggcgcagCTCGCAGGaccatggcggcggcggcggcggcgcccgggcGGGCGCGGCGAGGGGCGCCCATGTACTCGGTaggcagcggggccggggggaggggggctgcccGCCTCGCCCCCGCGCCCTGGTGGTGCCGTTCGCTCTGAAGCGGAGTGACGGCGCCAGGCGCGACCTTCCTCGCCGGTCTGGGGcccgggggccgcggcggccgcGCTCCGCAGGGAGTTCCGAGGCTTgtggtgggtgtgggtgtgtggcCCGCAGCCTGCCCGGCCCGACCCcggcgcgggggctgcggggcgcgggggggggccgAGGCCTGTCCCGGGCCTTGCGGGGGCAGGTGGCGGCCGGGCGGAACCGCATGTTCCCCCCTCACGACTTCACCTCCCCCGCCGCTGCGCACCCCGAGCCCGCGTCCCCtcagctgcttccccagcacctGTCGTGTCGCGACAGTCACAGCTCCCGATCCCGAGCGCcgcttctccccctgccccgatCGCCGTGAAGCACCGACCGGAGCGGTGGGGCCCACCTTCAGGGAGGTGCTGGCCGGCCTGGCAGATGGTGGCGGCGGTGGAGGGGCTGAAGCGGGTTCTCCTGCGTTGACACCGGTGACcttgttttccctctgcagctcctaTGCCAGCCCCAGACCGGGAGATTTGGGTGTGGGTGCTAAACCCCCCTCTCTGCTTGCATTTGGAGGGGGgactgggggaggagggaaacgGCTGGTTTTGCCAGAGGTTCCCAAACTTCTCTCCTGTGCCTCCTTGGCTGTACGCTGCTATCCCAAGCACGATGATCGTGAGCACCCATGTTTTATTGCCGCCGAAGGTTGTACGGAGGCAGGTGTGTTCCAGACTCCTGCTGTGTTGCTGTTGTGCTTCACCAGGGTTGCAGGAACAGTGCGTGTAGCTGAATTTTCTGATGCCAAGGTCACCAACAGCGCATACTCTGTGTGCTCTCTACCAGCTGGCAACTGAAGCTGGACCAGCAGCTCGGCTGTCATGTGTAAAAGCACTGTTCTTCTTTAGCAGTTGGTAAAGTGTGTGTTTTGGCTCCCTCAGCACTACTCATGGACAGGGTATGAAAATAACAATTGCCATGGAGAGCAATCAGTTGCACGTCAAATCTGGAAGGGTCAAAAAAGTAGCAGAGAGGTGACTTTTCAATGGGCCGTGATCTTTGCAAAAGCACTCACCAGAGCCGCGTTGGGGAACAGCTGTAGCAGCGCGATGACTGCTGATGTGGCTGATGATACCCGAGCTGAGTGCTGGGTTTCTTTGTCTGGGTTTTGTGTAGTTGCACATTGCAGGATTTAAACTTTGGTAGTTGACCTAAATGTTGCTTAGATTCTCTGAGCAATGATTTGTCACATACTGATCTAAGCAGGTGTATATATAGAGCCACCTAAGttttctgattctgttctgAGCTATCTTTTTTCACTCTTACAGAGCATaagggattttattttctgttttatttttaatcatggGAGTTGATATAAGGTGTCAGTGTCAACAGATGGCTAATACAAACTATTTTCAGTCTTAACAGTCTCTTGCAAAACACCAGCTAGCTGAAAGCTGTGGAATAAAGATTGAAAACTGTAACGCTAAAtcttacaggggaaaaaaccctaaaagttTTAAATGAATACAGGCCTGGGTTTAATACCTTGTATAGGATTGTTTTAAATGTGCCTGGAGAGTTCATTCTGCAGTTACTGTGGGACAATTCTCTGAAGTAcagtaatggaaagaaaatttggATGTTTTCCCAAATGCTACCATAGTAGAAGAATGGTATCCAAATCTGACTCTACTGTGTGGGGGAAAGAATATGAGAAGGTCAAACATTACAGTAGGATTTGTGTTCcctgataaaatgaaaatgccttttGATACAGTTGAGACTTTGAAGGATTTGTTGTGCTTCTTAAGTGGAGGTATTCCCgatttgtgggatttttttgttttgttttgttttgccaaaGTGTCTTGATGAATGAACAGGAACTAAATGTTTGCTCTCTactttaaaatgtcagctgCTTTGATGGTGTTGCTGATGTGGCTATGGTCAGCTGGCAGTGAAACCTGACTCCCTCTCCAAAGGCTGAAAACCCAGCTGCCATTGCTGGGCATTTTGCTTGTCTGTTCCTGGTGTTCCTCCATGTGTTTGCTGGCCAGGCTTTCCTCTCAACATCAGAAAAGGTCGTTGTAAGAGCTGATGAAACAACATGCTTTATCCTTCATTATCAGGTTGGTTCTGCACAGGTTGTGTATAGGGAGAGGAGGCAGAATGAATGAAAGGGGTGCCTGTGCTACCCTTCAGGTGGTGCTGTAGGGGAAGAcataagcatttttatttttagcatcttCTTCTAATAAATATACTTGATCACAAGCAATACTTCTATATTTATGTTTCACAGAGGCTTGCTGCAGTTGCCTTCCTTGTCTGGTGGCTATTGCTGATGTTTTGAAGTTCAGAGAAATAGTTTCAGTTATGGAAAGACTGAGGCGTCATTCATACGAACTGTGGTGTTATAGGAGATAATAGGAGACATCTCTCTCCAGCGCAGGGGATGCCTACTGGCTCAAGAGGAGTTTTGTCATCGAGATTTCCGCAGTGGGGTGGATCCACAATTAATTCTTCACGtactgtttgctttcctgcttaGCAGTGGTGTTGGTTGCTTAGAGGCTGTGTTCTCTTTTTACCTATGTGTGCACCATATTGCGTTTTGATCTTCATGTGGCTGATAATGGTTCTTTTGGTTTGTTCCTGCCTGATTGTGTTTTATGTATCTTACGTCCAAGCTTGGGGCAGGCCAACACAGATCACTAATGTCCTTGATGCAGCTAAAAGTagcagggattatttttttgtgttcatgATTGTGTTTTTCTAATGTCATTCATGGCATTGTCTTCATGCAGCTGTGAGAGTTGGAACCAAAGGTGTTTTAGTTAATACCTATTAATCATGGAGAGGCTGGAGGCAAGGCGCTTTAACTTTCAAAGCCCAGGTGTTCTCTTAACTTCTTCCTGTTGGGCAGAATTAAGTAACATGTGGCATAGGGTGATTTGGGGATCTTTGAGGTTGGGAAAGGTTGGGGgtttgtgttggctttttttttttttctctcttctttttagtttgtttctgCAGTGTTGTTCCAAGCAGGTTATTGTTCAGGCACTGAGAGTGTGGAATGCAGGCTCTATAGAAAGctaaaaagaaaccccaaacactGCGAAAATGTTGCATGCCATTATCTTGGTACTGCAGCCAAGCAGACCACTGAATGGCTCGAGACAGTGTCTCATTCTATATTTGTATGTTCCTAGCAGAAAGAGCTCACATCAAAGAAAAGAGATGAGTTTGAAGATATCTTGGAGGAAAGACGATTGTCCAGTGACTTGAGATATGCGATGAAATGCTATACTCCTGTGATCTACAAGGGACTTTCACCTTGCAAGCCAAATGCTATCAAAAGTGCTGTTCTCCAGTCAGAGCAAGTTCAATATGTTATCAAGCAGGTGAGTCTGGACACTGAGCTGTAAGACGAGATAAATTGAGCACAGCCAAGATTTCTgtggcagcaggggaaaaaaagattattgcTGACCTTGTCAAACATGATAGCTGTAGTTGGAAGGATGGTCCAAATAATCAGTAGCTGAAGAGCTGTACTCTGTtggcaggaaaaacaaataccAGTTTACCGTGGACTTGCCACTAAAGCTGTTGGATAGCTCACTGATGAAATAGTGTTTTGAGTTTGTATATACAACACTTCACCACCTAACCTATCTAATGTGCTTggctttccccctgccccctcctccaCTGTCCTTGCCACAGAACAACACTGTGAAAGTCATAAACACTCTTCTTCTTAATAGACATTTTTGTACCTTGAGGATGCCTTGTAGGGATTTTATAGGCAAGTGGTATATTGATGAATCTGTCATAAATGCTACTTTCCCTAAAATGAGTTAAATTTCACAGAGAATTCTTTGAATTAGAAACACTGTCTGAGATgtaactatttttgttttcagatgaagGGCAGCTGCTACTtagtaatgaataaaatattttatagtcAAACTGGCTGATATTTTACATTGTGTTGAAatggctgaaataaaaagtgtgTGTTAGTTAGCAGAGTAACTATTTTCAGTATTGACGGAAAGTAATTCCAGGCCAATAGAAGTGTATATGATGGTTTGGTTAGTCCTGAGTGAGTGGCTACCCtaaaatttttctgttgtttttgtaAATGGTCAGTGTTACCTATGATACATCAAAACCTGTTACAAAGTGACAGACTACACCATGTTCTACAAAGTATATAGCCATCATGAATTGCCAAGtagtatgaaataaaataataaaaaaaaaatctttcaactttagaaacattaaaacatttattgaaagaaaatattttacaaaggaTTTGatagaaagacatttttttgatgttttcttctgaagtgctgcttttttgatggaaaattgttttcctgGCTAGTGTCAAGTGGTTGAGGGTGGTTAGCAGACCTACCATTCCAAACTAGTTATCAGCTTTGCACTAGAGATTACTGGAAGTATCTAACTGAGACTGTCTTTGGCAATATGCCCAACAGTCTATGATCAGTGGGCCTCCTGTCTGGGCAGGGGTTACATAGGCGTAATAGAATTTGTTCTTGTTACAAGTTGCTGAGGTTACTAATGTTCAGTATGTGAAATTAAGTGCATTTGGTTTAGCTTGCTCTATATGACTAGTCTGAGTTTTTGATACCTGATTTTGGGGTGTAAGTGTTTAGTTCTGTAGTGGGTGTGCACTTAATTCACACAGGATCAGCTGTGTGGTAAGCCTTTTATTGGTGAATGAGAACAGTATCTCTTTCCCATTTAAAATGGTTAAAATAATCAGTTATAGCTACATGTGGAAATACACAGGATGAAGGgtaatgcatttattaaaacaCAATTGAACCAGTAGATATGATAGTAAGGTGGTATATGGAGGTAGATTGGAGGAGATGGATTTTCTCATATGtcacaaaatagaaataatagGTAAGCAGTGCTGGTGTTTaaacagctgtgcttttttggaggctttttcttctgccattcTCTTTCCTCCATGTTCAGTTAAAGGCATGTTCCTCACTCCGTAACAGTAAAAGACTAACTTTCCcattaaatatttctggaatCAAAGTATCAAATAGGAGGGGCAACCAttatttaaatctattttaagaAACTTCAAAAGGGAGTAAGCatagcaacagaaaaaggaTAACTGATATGCAAAGTTTGTAGAGACAGTGCTTTGTATGCATTTCAACTAACCATTGCCAAAGTAATACATTACAAAGACATTGAATGGTGATAGGGCTGAGGTTCTTAAACCATAAGTTTAAGCCAAGTCTTAAAAATCTAACCCAAATGCACTTGAAAGATTTACATTGTGAATATCTCTGCAAACATAGGTTTAATTTTATTAGTCAAAGAAAGTAGCATACAGCCTTCTTCAGACTGATAATATAGGAAGTGTTCTTTGAACTTAGGTCTCCCATGAAGATGCTACAGGCTAAAACATTCAGTTGGtgtgtttggggtggggggggaagttGTTGCGCACCCTGCCCCCCACCATTGAGATCTAAGCTCGTTCTTGCTTTTTGAACAGCTTTAACTTGGCTTTCTCTTGTTGGCTGACACCGAACGGATTCTGTATGATTAGATGCATGCCtatcacaaaataaaatcttgctgACTACTGCAGTAGTTCTGCCATAATTGTTGTGGCACATAAAACAGCGTGCATGAGCAAGGAGAAGGAAACATCTCActgctattttgtttttgtttctcatcaGTTAGCAAAGGAGATGGGAGAATCACCTGATATTATTCAAGAAGAAGCCATGGAAATCCTGGATGAGATGGGCCACAGCATGCAATTAGGAGCTGTCAGATTTTTTGCCTTTACTctgagcaaaatatttaaacagcttttccagAGAGTTTGTGTGAATGAAGAAGGAATGCAGAGAGTGAGTACTGAGGGAGGAAGTTATATTTTCATACCAGTCACTTGAACAAAGACTCTAATCTTTGCACCAAGtaacaaatatgaaaaatagcctttggaaaaaaaagactgcatttgTGTTTATTACTGCATTTCTTAGTAAATGGATAGGGGGAAAGGCAGATGATACATAAGTATTTGAGAGGCAAACAGTCAGCGGGActtcttttacattttccaagtgCTTTGTGTGGTAAGGAATGCCTTGTGTCAGTGTTCTGTTAGATCAGCCGCTGAAAAGAGTTTTTTCTATCTGCTGTTTTAAATTTAGTAATGCATTTAGCTGAATTGGGgttgaaaacttcattttatttggCTGAGTGGGTTGGCTGTTCTGCAAAAACCTTCGTACGGCtaagggtggtgaaacactgtGTGCCTCTGAGGCAGGAGATGCTTTAAGTTTGCCTCAGTCTTCCGGagagctgctgcccccctgTTTCATTGCATTCATTCATTGTTCTGGAGGGTGTAATGCTTCTCCTGGAAGACAGCAATGTCAGCCCTGACAGCCCTTATTGGGTTTCCCATCCCTATCAGAAGGGATTTGAATTAGACTATCAAGTAGTGAGGTGGCTCTGGCTTTTGAATCTTGTAATGCTTGTGAACCACAGGTTGCTAGTCTGAAAACTACTGCTCCAAGTTTCCTATGGTTCTGTGCTGAAAAAGGTATAGAGCATGTGGACAGAGAAACCACCCTCAAACAAATCAGCTTCTGTTTGCCTTAAAGCCTGTGAAGGTCTCTACTTGCAAATTTCAACAGTCAATAAATATTGGAACAGTATTgtttgtgctggttttttttagttacaaCACGCCATTCAGGAGCATCCCGTTGTACTGCTGCCCAGTCACCGAAGCTACGTAGACTTTTTGATGCTGTCTTACTTGCTATACACGTATGACTTGGCTTTGCCTGTCATTGCTGCAGGAATAGGCAAGTATGTTCTTTTGATGATGTTTTCAGGATTCAGAGAATCAGTAGCAAGGGGTCTGGTAGCTGCTACTATAAGTAGTTGTGTTTAACTTATGTTCCAAATATGTCTTGTTCAAACCTCCTTGGGTGAGACACTTAACAGTGTCTGAAAGCTTCTCATTGGTGCCGAGTCCaatcaaagattatttttttcatagcaagTTCACCCAGTAATACCCCGTCTATAGATCCAAGGCTGGGGCAAAGATAGATGTTGTGAAAAAGACTTCTGTATTGCTTTTTTGGCCTGGGAACAGGCAAAAACTTGCACAAGATGTACTGTGTATGCAGAATCTTTTGTGATATATGGTTTCAAGTGTTGTCATAGTAACCAGATATGACCCTTGCGCTTGTTGCTGATGCAGCTGATTCCCTTGAAGCATTGGCAGAACTCTGTTACGTGGAGTGCTGAGAGCAGAACTGGCTGGGAAAGGAAATTTCACATCAGAGGTCACAATTTTGGACATACTTAATTCTAAAGCAGATTAAGCCAGTATATTTGTGGAGATCAATTCTTGAAGACTTTAACAGTAAATGTCTTCTGAGTTAAtgtgctttttgaaaatctggaCTCTGGCAGCACTTAACTGAGAAACCTCATCTTGGAAGTCTTGGGTATCAACCAGGTCTTCCAAGCAGGCAGACAGCAACCTTAGGTCTGGTGCAGCACTGTAATGTGCATGGACAAACTAGCTAAGGTCTGGGAACCTGCTGCTCTCCTGTAGTCTGCTTTTACAGAGGTTAGGAAGACCAGCAGAAAATTAGCAGAAGCTGGGAGAATGTGCTTGCTAGGGAAGACAAGATTCTGCCGGTCTTTGAGTTAGTGCTATCTTGCCTCTGGGTGCTGCGGGTTAGATTCTGGTGTATTCAGAAGTTGATGTCTCATAGCTGCCTTGATCAAGGTGTTGCAGCTGCTTACCTGTCGCATATTGTTCAGAATCTGGTCACATGCTGCCATAGGTATCAGTGAAATCCTTTGCTGACTTTTGGATTAGAccctttttgtgttttgggcCTCAAAACAGTATCTTAAGATACTATTAGTTCAGCTTagagggattatttttttagtgattaacatttttttaggTGTTTTGGGGTCAAAGTTCTTCAGAATTAGGGGCTTACAGCCTGGTTAGACTGCTGCACATGTGtagtattttaaattcctctGGAGAAAACACAGTTCCCTATGGTTGTAGTTGTATTTACTGCATACTGTGTTAGAGGTTCACAAGATGCGGTTTACAAACTCACTCTCAAGTGGTACCTGTGCTGAGTGGAGAGACGCTTTTCTGATACAGATGGAAAGTGCCTCTGCTTTGTCAATTATCGCTTGGCTTCAAGTAGGATGCAGATAGATCTGTGGGGGTTAGCTAAGGGAAGGTAAACAGTTACCAGTAACACCAGAGTACGTGCTCATACGGTGCATTAGCGGGAAtctggctggtgctgggatTGGGTTTCTATCTCAGGTCTTGGGAGCAGGTCAGATTAGAGGCACAGAGCTGGTGAGGTGGTGTGGGCTTGAAAGGATGCATTTCAGTCCCATTTTGTGGGGTGGCAGTGTGTGGTGGGGAGGGGCGCTGAGCATGGAGTCAGTCCTGGTTGGGTTGTTGAGGACATGGCAGGAGGGTGGGATAGAGTCTATGTTGTAGTGAGAGAGGGAGGGTGGTGGGAGATTAAGGGAAAAAGATGGACCTCTGCACATGGGAAGCTCTGACAGCTGCTATGGCTGCCCATAGTCCTGTAGccagtttatttttatctatttttttcatatattcttACATAGATACCTATCtcacatacatatgtgtgtgtgacaTATTATATGACATCTTCAAGGCAGTTATTGTCACTGTTTTAGCTGgaaatgtgaatttattttaCCGATCAAATATCTGTTCTCAAGTGTTTCATGGATTGAGGTGGCAAGGAGGTTGAAGCGGCACATGGCCAGCTGATGCGTAGacttgttttaaatgcttcccTAATAAATTTGTTAACATTAAGTGTTTCCTGGTTTTGACAAGTGTTGACCATCACTGCTTAAAACTAGAAAACTAAAAACTTCTAGCCAGTTTGGTGTACAAAGTGATGAGTCAGAATCATAACTAACCAGTTACACTATATTAtcctatttaatttctgtgtcttCTAGGTTATATTTAGTGgtaactgatttttctgaaggTGAG
It contains:
- the C6H1orf131 gene encoding uncharacterized protein C1orf131 homolog, with the translated sequence MGSREPCRRLEAVLSAIYDLGEEPSARGAAADSEAGAAAERIPGPEPTAGGRRGARDFFGELRAELGAAAAIPPPPAAPPAVEVVVFRGRKRKGRPSPAAAPSGGAQTKIVDEEKNANEQEFNFEKARLEVHKFGITGYKKQEQRVWEQERAIMLGAKPPRKEHVNYRTYQEKMKEKKTAKDDEKKKEHKGDSLKKKKKEQKERKAKKKKSVPSIWPAGQVGKFRDGTLILQSHDIKKIKSSKVIK